The Marivirga tractuosa DSM 4126 genome contains the following window.
TCTTTTACTCCTTATATTTTGAGCCGTATCTATGCGTAAACATCTCATCGCTCCCTAATCGCAACTCAAATATTTTATCATACTCTTTTTCATTGATTTTTTCTTGCGGACGATCAAATCCTAAAGCTTCAATTTGTTCAAGTATAGTGTTGCTATGCCCAATCACTAAGATGGTATCTGCTTTCATATTTTTCAATTGATTGGCAAATCCTTCAAAATCCATTGCCTGGTATATTGATAGATCCAGACCTTGTTGCTCAATTAAGGGCTTTGCAGTCTCGCGCATTCTAACGTAATCAGTCGAAAATACTGTGTCGATACTAATATCCTTAAACCAGCTTGCTAAGTCCACAGACCTAATCACACCATCTGTAGTTAAGGGAGGATCATTTTTTGGGAAAGCATCCTTCTCAGCATGGCGAACCATATAGACCACCTTTTTTTCATTTTCATTTGAACATGAAACTGCCATAAAGGCCACTAAAACAATTGCAACTAAAATTCTCATCGGAAATATTATTTTAAAATTAAACCTTAGGAAATGCCACTATAAATTTAGCCCCTTTACCTAATTCACTCTCACACCACACACTGCCATTCATTTCTTCTACGTATTTCTTCACAATAGATAAACCCAAGCCCGTTGAAGTTTCATCTCCTGTAGGCTTCGCAGAAAGGGTCATATATTTAGTGAATAATTTGACCTTATCTCGTTCTGATATTCCTGGTCCTTGATCCTCCATATAAACATGATGATAATCATGATGGCTTTCGGTTCCAATAAACACTGTACTCCCAAAGGGCGAAAACTTCAAGGCATTACTTACTAAGTTTTCAAAAACTTGTTTGAGGAAAAAGGGGTCAACCATAACGGTTTTTCCATTCACAATATGGGAAATATCTACTGAAATATTTTTAGATACAGCTTTTTCCTCAAATTCGGACACCGTTTCTCTCAGTATTTCTGCCATATCCACTGTAGTGATCTTATAGTTTAGGCTCTTCTTTTGAATCGACTCCAAATCTAATATTCGCTCTACCAACTCCTTTAAATGGAAATTTGAGTTCTCAAGTTTTTCAAAAATCTCAACCTCCTCTTTATCCCATTTTTCACTTTTAAAACCTAAAATAGTGATTAAGCCACTCATTTGGTTAATCGGACTTTTTAAATCATGAGCCACTATGCCAATTAATTCATCCTTTTGCTTATTTATATCTGACAACTCCTTGTTTTTTCTCTGAAGCAATTGTCTTTGATGTGATATTTCATCTTTATTTTGATTCAGTTCATTTAATAATTCCTGTAATTGTTCACTTTTCTCTTTTAAAAGTACATTGTCTCTTTGTCTCATTCGGTTTGAACGAACCAATAACAAGACTATAATTACTACAAAAACAAGACCTATGCTAACAGATACAATGATGACCCACTGCAATTCTTTTTGACGTTCAGCAGCAATTAGACTTTGACTTTGTATTTCCTTTTCCTTGTTTAGAAAAGCAATTTCGTCAGCTCTATCTGCCACATTATCTCCAGCTAGCCCCCAAATCAATTCTGAATAATCATTCCCAAGATATCTCCTTATTATTTTATCTGCTTCAGCACGGTACAAGTAACTCTCAAAGTAGTTTTTAACTGTTTGCTCCCATCCGTTCCCTAGTTGATATATGAATCTATATCCATCTCTTTTGACTTGAAACTTGCTATGCCGCTTTACTGGATTCCCCTTCCCTATTTCAATAACATAAAATGGAAGACCAACATAACCTACCATTTCCCTGTTTCGACTAACCAAACGTATGATATCCTCATCATTCGGAACGTCAACATAATTTAAGTCTAACTCAAACCTCTTACTAAGCTTATCCAAATCATCTTTATAGGTAGTACTTGAAATGGTAGCTGCTTCAAAGCCATTAATATGTGTCTTTAGAGCTTCTCCATCTTTTAAAAATGGGACAGAAAGGTGAGTAATAAACACGCTTACATCAGGCATATAGGAATACGAAAAACCTACTAGTTTAGCCCGATCCTCAGTTTTAGAAATAACTGAAATACCGAAAGCTGGAATCTCGGATTTATTAACATAATCAAACACAGAATCAAAAGTTGGGACTTGCTCCCATTCTACGAAAAGCTTTACAGAATATTTCTTTTCAATAAAACGAAGATAAGAATCCATCATTTCCTTTTCTATACCCAATAAATTCCCAATTTCATCCTTATAAATGAAAGGTTCAATTGGATAGTAGTAGACCTTGACTTTGCCCGATCCTTCATCAAGAATATCCTGAAAAGACTCTGCAGATACTAGCCTTCCCTGAAATAGAAATAGAAACAATATGATAACAGATATTCTCAAATAAAAATATATTTCATATATACAATGCTTTTAAATTGCCACATGGAATTCCCATAAATATATTCCTGTCATAGGCAGGCAAGCTATCCCTTGCATGGTAAATTAGGGACTCTAAATTTATGCTCATTTCATGTGTACTCTCTCTTCTTTAAGAACAGCCCAATTCTCTGGACAAGTATGCTACAAATCACAATCTTCTTCACTCCTCATTCCCTTTTCAGGATTTGGATTACTACAATAACTGCATCTAACATAACATTCAATTCTTAAAATAAGCAGAAAGCCTCCATTAAAAAAAATATTCGACCACTTATGGACAATATTTATCAAATGGTTTTAAAGCAAGAAAGTAAATTTTATTGAGAAAAACTGTTTGGATTAATACAGAAAGGTACAGACTTGTTATTAATCGTTATTATTACTAAAGTCGCCACGTTTGATTGCTCTGTAAATTTCAATCCACGACATTGGGTTTAGTAAAGGATTAATTCTTACAGAATTCTTAGTCTGATTGTAATAGGCTTGTTGTTGAACGAACCACCTATGATTCATGGAGCCATCTGCTGGTAAGGTCTTGTACATCTTCTGAAGGGTGGCAGGATCGAGGTTCTTGTCCATATTACTGAATTCATCTGGAAGTCTTACAGCCAAAACAGCTTGCTTAAAGGCTTCAACAGTGGGAGGCATATTATAAACTTGAACTTCATCTAACAATTCCGTGTCCTGCTGCAACCGAAAAATTACTTTAAGGGTAGTGCTTTTAATTTCAGGTACAACATAGGTTGCTTTTTTGAAACCAACCGCACTGATTACAAGACTATCACCTTCCAATGCAGGCATAGAAAAAAAGCCATATTGGTTAGTTGATGTACCTCTTCCAAACACAGGTGTATAAATATGCACCCCCGGTATCGCTGAACTATCACTGTCTAAAACTACTCCAGTAAATTGTATTACCTTTTCCGTTTCAGTTTCTTCTCCTTGAGAATAGGAAAAAAATGACACGAACAACAGTATTAATAATATGGGAAGTTTTCTTTGAACCATATTTCACAAATATAATAGATTATAAACTAAATTATTAACGATTCGGTTACTCTTTAGTTATTGTAACACTAATTTAATCCAACTTTGTTATTTTACAACACTAATATCTCTAGAGGGACGGACATATGTATTTGCACTTCTTCCAATAGAATAATGATCTTCCTAACAAAGCAAGGATAAATTATAATTGCATTTGGATTGTTAAAGTTCATTTATCGTTTTGTACTTTTACTTTTAGTGACTAACAAGCTTATGAGGCTCAAGAACTTTACTTTAAATTTCAGTGTACAATTTTATAAATGCCTTTCTGATGACTCCCGCTTGCGCATGCTATTTTTGGTGCATCAGAACCAAGAAATGTGTATCTCTGATTTAGAAATGATTTTGGATTTCACTCAAGCCAAAACTTCCAGACATCTATCTTTTCTAAAGAATAATGGCGTTCTAAATTCTAAGAAAGTTGATCAATGGGTGTTTTATTATGTGAAAGAAGAAGTAAAGGATCTTTTAGCACAAACCTTTAAATTCGTAGAAAAAGACCAACAATTACAGAAAGATTTAGAAACCTTTAAAGTGATGTATTCCAATAGAACACTAGCTTTAAATAAATTACACAGCAAAAAATGGGTGAAATAAATTCATATAAACATATTTTCTTTGATTTGGACCATACACTTTGGGACTATGAAAAAAATTCTAATGAGGCATTAAGCGAATTATTTCTAAAACATGAACTCAACAGCCTTGGAATTAGTAGTTGTGAGCAATTCAATCTTTGTTTTGAAGAAGTAAACCGAAATCTGTGGGATGATTATAATAAAAACAAGATATCTCGTGATGGAATTAGAGAGCAACGATTTTTGCAGATATTAAACCGATTTAAAATAAATAACTTCGAACTGAGTGAAAAACTTTCTACTGAATATTTAATGCTTTGTCCTACCAAGCCTCATCTCATTCCTTATACTTTTGAAGTGTTAGACTATCTCAAAGATAATTACCAACTTCATATTTTAACTAACGGCTTTAATGATGTTCAGAAACTAAAATTAGAAAAATCTAGGTTACATACTTATTTTTCAACTGTGGTCACTTCTGATAGTGCTGGGTACAAAAAACCAATGACTTCAATTTTTAAATATGCAATTGATAAGGCGGAAGCAAGGAAAAATGAGAGTATCATGATAGGGGATAATCTGCAAACTGATATACTTGGAGCAAGAAACTTTGGAATGGATACTATATATTTCAATCCAAAGAAAGAAACCCACAAATCAAGTGTTACACATGAGATCGATTGCCTAAGTCAATTAAAATCGATATTTTAATAAAGGCAAGTTCCTATCCAACTGATTGAAATATTAAACGTATCAATGAAATGAAAAAATATAATTGGAATAATAATTGCTAGCTTTAGCTGAGCTAAAGAAATATAGAGTCTATCAACAAAATCATATCAAAATGCAGAGGTTATTTTTAAGTATACTGTTATCAATAGTATTTTCATTTCAAATCTTAGCGCAAGAAAGCAACACACCAAAAGATTCTGCATTTGGTATCGGTGCTGATGCTATCATTCTATTGGATAGTGGACATAGTGTATACAACGATAATTTCGAGCTTGTTTTCACCCACACCACCAAAATCGAAATTCTTACTGAAGAAGGGCTAAGCTGGTCAAAGGTAATGATACCCTACAGCGAAAAAGACTCACTCCTTTTTATTAAAGGCCACACTTACAACTTAGGTGAAAATGACTCACTGCAGATTGATAGTTTGCAATCTTCTGACATCAGCAAAAAAATTAATGGCGGAATAGTTGAGAACTATTTCTCCATGCCAAAAGCTAAAGTAGGAAGTGTAATAGAATATACTTATCAAATTAAAATAGCTGATTGGCAAGAGTTAAATAGCTGGTATTTCCAAAATGACATACCCGTTGTAAAATCAACTTATACTACTGAAGTACCCAATTATCTATTGTTTTACAAATATTTGGAAGGCACTTTGAGTTTAGATGATTTTAGCAGAAAAACTGTTAAAAAAATGATTAAAAATAAGCAAACAGATGTTTTGATCGAAAACTTCGAAATAGATAGTATACCTGCTTATGTAATGGAAGAAGACGTTCCTGGATCAAACTACTTTATTTCAAAATTGAGATTTAAGCTAGCTGAATACACTTTGCCAAATCAGTCCACTGAATTTATCCTACCTCAAGATTATGAAGAATTAGCCTACAATTGGGCAGGCGCTCCCTTTTTCAAAAATGTATATAGCCGCAGTAGTTATCTACAAAAAGAAATAGATAAAATATACCACCCTGAATTATTTGAAATAGATGTTATAAAAGGCTTCTTTTATTTTATTAGAAATAATTTCACTATTGATTTAACATTTAATGATAAAAGCTTGGAAGAGGCGTATAAAGCAAGAAAAGGCACGCCACAACAGATCAATATGCTTTTAACTAAAATGCTCAACCAATCAGGTTTCGATGCTTATTTAATTGCTTTAAGTTCTATCGAGAATAGACCAACTTATCCAGAAAACCCTTACTTTGAACTCTTTGATGTCTACATTTGCATGATTAGACACAATGGCAAAAATTATTTCTTAGATGCTTCTGATAAGAACTTACTATTCAATATGCTGCCTCCAAATTATATCAATAATGGTGGATTAGTCATTTCACAAAAAGCACCCGGTTTTGTGCCTTTGGAATTTAATTTTGAAGATAAGGAGAAGGTAACCGGAGAATTTATAGTAACTGATACTGCAACCATTGAAGGAACTTATGAAGTAAAAAGAGAAGGATATGCGGTTTATTCTTTTGACGCAAGATTCCTTAGTAACAATAGATCATATAATGACTATTTGATTGAAACTATATTCGAAAATATGGATTGGAACATTAAAAACCATGATGTAGTTGATGAATATGATGACAATAAATATTTAAAAGAGTATTTATCTTTTGTTAGACCCGCAGATTCGGTGGCAAAAAATTATATTGAGATTCAGCCTATAGTTTTTAATGAATTTTCAAAAAACCCACTTCAAACTGAAAAAAGACAAAATCCACTTACACTTTATACCCCCCTGATAAGAATGGCAAGCTATGCATATGAAATCCCAGAAGGGTGGACTGTTTTAGAGTATCCAAAAAACAAAAGCATTGCCTTACCTGATGGTAAAGGAAAATTCATGTATCAGTTTAATAAAACAGGCAATAGTTTAAAAATAGAATATACTATTGATTATGATCAAGTAATCTATATGCCTGATGAATATTCAATGATTAAAAAATTCATGCAAGAAGTAACAAGCACTCTAAATCAAAAAATCATTTTGATTCGTTAATTGTGCTCTCTCAAATAGCGTAAGCTTTCAGCTACTACATCTCCCATGGTTATACAATCATTAAAAGACTGATGTTTATAATGTTCTGCTAACTCAGCCCTCAGGTTAGCGATATTTTCAGGTGTTGAAATTACGTCTTTTCTCATGGCCTTCATTAATTCCTTTAGGCTATGGTCAGATGCCTTCATTCTATTTACAATCAATGAGCGCTCCTCTTTTTGATATTGTTTAACCGTGGCAGGAGTCATCAACTCCAATCCTAATTCAATAATAGGATTGTTCTGTTTAAAATATTGAGGCATGTATACTGCTTTCCTGCCTTCATAAGACTGCTGATCGAAGTCGATGGATTTTATCCTGTAATGGATTTCCTCAAAATCAGGCGTGATATCGATAACAAAATTGTTGGAATGCATATCGCCTAACAATCGGACAAAACATCTTTCGGTAAACTTTACGAATTCTTTAGCTAATCTGATTTTATTCAGTTTATCGTCATTCATATAATTCCTGATAAACTGATCTCCTGGAATCCCTGGAATATGCTCTTCAATAAGTGTGTCTCCATTTACGATATAACTCATTCTGTTCGGAGAAAGAAGATGCTCTAATTCCAAACCATAAATTCGAGAAGCATCGGCTTTTTTAATGTAGAAATAATCGAAGTTATCATTGATTTGATTAACTATTCGTACTCGGAACGGATAGGTATTGCCATAAGTGCAGGCATCCACTCGGTCGACATAAAGATGTTCCATTACAGATAAGTCTCCATCTGCTTTTAAAATGGCATAAATATTCTTCAAACCATAGTAAATATGTTTCATGTCATCCTGTGGAAAAAAAAGGGTTTCCCACAGCGTATCGTTGTCCTCGCTGTCATACAAAGGAATTGCATTATTGGACCTCGTTAAATCACTATATTTGATGGGGATATCGAGTTGCCTGCCATGATTGCGCAAGTACTTCATCAAATTATTACTAACAGGAAATATTTTTTTCTTCTTACTTATTAAAGCCATATTCGAATATAAAGCCTTTTCAGTAAAATTTTATTATGCAGTCTTTTTTCGTATGTTAATTTCTTCTGTACTAAAAGTAGATGTATTGTTAATATTCAACTCTTCGACTTTTTTATGGTTTAATTTGTATGGAGAAGAATCGGCATAATAAACCAAAGACCAATTACCATCTTTATCTTCCCCCAAAGCACTCATACTTTCTACCCAATCACCTGAATTCATATAAATCAACCCATCGATTTCTTTTAATGCTGGCTGATGAATATGGCCACAGATGATTCCATCACAATCTTTAATTTTCGCAATTTCAAGAAGTTGCTTTTCAAAATCATCAATATAAGAAACCGCAGATTTTACTTTTGATTTGACCACTTGGCTGAGAGAATAATAGGGTAAGCCCTTACTTCTTCTGTATTGATTATATTTGGAATTCACCCACAATAAGAACGTATAACCAACATCTCCTAACTTGGCAACCCATTTAAGATTAGTGGTGATTGAATCGAAGATATCACCATGCACTACGTAGAATTTTTTGCCATTACTTTCAATTATTAAATCTCTAGTAATGGTAAGGTTTCCTACTTTAAATGGAAGTACCTGATCCAAGAAATCATCATGATTCCCTCTTAAATAAATCACCTCGGTTTTATGTTCCTCAATCATTTTCAAAATTCTATTGATAAAGCGAGTATGTTTCCTTTTCCATGTGCCGTATTTTTTGAGTTGCCAACCATCAATAATATCTCCATTGAGGATTAACCTATCACAACTGCATTGTTTAAGGAATTTAACTAGTTCTTTTGCTTTGGATCCTTTGGTGCCAAGATGAACATCAGAAATGACTAAAGTTTTGTAGTGTGTTAACATGACCTCTTTTGGTTTCCTAAAGGTCATCATTGAATATTAATCCATGATTAGTTGGTTGTTAAACAAAAAAGAAGATTTGAGGCACTTTTCAAATTTTAGTAATGTTGGTATAAAAATACCTCAACATTAAATTAATCCTCAATTTTAAAAATGTTCAATCTTACCCAATAATAGGTGGTCTATATCCTAAACTAGGGTTAGCAAGCTTAAGTTAGATTTGGGAAAACATATACCAGAAGCAGAGGCATCTCCATGCCACAGGCTTAATCTCTTTTTTTAATAACTAAGCTCCTTCTTTGGATAGAACTAAACTGTATAAATCCTAAAGGTTCATTTTCGGGATTGGTCAAGTTTTTAATATTGGAATCAGGATTTACTGGTGGTGGGCTAAACACTCCGCCATCATTAAATAGTAGGTTAATAAATTCCACATAATATTGATAAACATCTTCATTTAGCGTATAAAGCTCTAAAACTACAGAATCATCTTCCTCAAAAGATCCAGGCACTGGAAGTGCTTGAAATTCTGATCCAAAAAATTCTGATGTTAAGACAGAGTTAGAAAAATCGTTCCTAGAATTTCTCAAAGTATCATTGACAGTAACCTCAAGCTTGAAATACTCAATACCTTCATTATTCAATTTCCCGTTTACGAACATGAAATAACCATCTCCAAAAACAGGCTGACCTAGTGCTTCTAATTCTTCAGCTGACAAATAATAAAGTGAATCCAATGTAGCATTTTCCAACACATGTCCTTTTACTTCCAGAAGTTCCTCTTTCGCTTCGATTTGAATAATGTATTCTTGGCCAACAGCTAACCCGAACGGGCTATTTGATTGATAAACACTATCTTCGGAACTGTAAGTAAAATAGAATAAAGAATTATAATCAACATCCATTAACCTGACAACTGCTTCCGTATACGGTGCTAATTCAGAGGTGTCATAGTAATTTAAGCTTTCTGATATTTTTATTTTTTGGATGACTCGTTCATTAGTCAAGTTCCCTTCAATAACTAATTTTGGTTCAGATTGATCTAATTCCAAATCGATTATTTCTTGGCAGCTCCAACTGAGCAAAACTGCTAAAAACAAGCTCAATATTTTATTCTTATTTGCTTTCATCAGTTAAAAGAAAAATTATATGTGATAGAAGGAATGATTCCAAATAGCGAAGTCTTCACTGCTGCAGGTCTTGTACTAGTGACTGGCCCATCTTCTGATTCATTGAAAGTTGCATCGTTATTATTAACCTGCCTGAATTCGATTGAAAATGGATTTTTTCGATTATAGACGTTATAAAATGAAACCGTAATCTCGTGGCTATAACGATTTACATCACGAAACTTATAGGTCAAGCCTAAATCCATGCGATGGAAATCGGGCATTCGACTAGTATTTCTCTTGCTATCATCATAGTAAGGAATATTCTGCCCATTCATAATATATCTTCCTTCAGGGAAGGTCACTGCAGCACCTGAAGCATAAACCCAGTTTCCAGAAAAAGAGATTTGTTCTGAGAACTTATGAGACAATACCAATGCAATGTCATGGGGCTTATCGTAGCGAGCTAAATAAGGCTCCCCGCTAGCAACACCTTCAATCTGCCGTTGAGTCCTTGATAAAGTATAACTCAACCAACCCGTTGTTTTTCCAATATTTTTCCTCAACATAAATTCAGCACCATATGACCAAGCAATTCCATCTGCCACTGCAGTTTCAATTCTATCATTTAATAGCACATCCTCTCCAGGAAGAAAATCCACTACATTCTGCAACCATTTGTAGTAGCCCTCAACTGATACTTCCCATTTATTTTCGTTAATATTTCTAAAATACCCTAAAGCCACTTGATCTCCAATTACTGGTTTAATATGGTAGTCTGCTGGAATCCAACGGTCAGTAGGGAATCCTGCCGTTGCATTGGTCGCAACTTGTAAATATTGTCGCATTCTATTGTAGGAGGCCTTTAAACTTGTCTTAGAGTTGACCAAATATCTGACTCCTATTCTTGGCTCAAAGCCTCCATAATATTTAACAACATCTCCACTTTGATAAACATCAGTTCTTATTTCGTTCTCAGGCATTTTCCTTTGTCCCTCTTGATAGATTGAAACAGAATCGGGGCCAACTTTAGCAAAAGAGGAATAACGAACCCCATATTCTAAACTCAACTTATCATTAACCTCTTGTTGATTACTGACATAAAGCGCAGTTTCTACAGCAAAATCATTCTGCAGATTAAAATCCTGAATATTTGAATCTTTAGAGGCGATTTCTGCAGGTGCAAAGACATGGTATATAGCATTTGCACCAAAGAACAATGTATTATTGTTGTTAAGAAAATAATCAAAATCCAGTTTCAGATTATATTCCTGTAAACCTGAATTCCAATTGAACCCTGATCCGGCCGAATTCACATCAAAACCATAATCGAAATTACTATAGAGCAAGGTCGTATTTAGAAATAATTTATCATTAAATAAGTGATTCCATCGTGTAGAAAAAGTGGCATTTCCCCAGTCAAAACCAAATAAGTCTTGAAACCCTAAATTATCTCTTCCGAAATAGCCCGAAACAAATATTTTATCTTTATCACTGAACCTATAATTGAATTTCGTATTAAAGTCATAGAAATAGAGCGTATTATTTCTAATGTTTTCATCTTGAGCAAAGGCCAAAAACACATCTGCATATGTTCTTCTTCCAGATAAAAGCAATGACGATTGATCTTTTACAATTGGAACTTCTGCTGTCAATCGGCTGCTGATGGTTCCAAGGCCACCAGACACAGCAAATTTTTGATTATTCCCTTCTCTCATTTGAATATCCAAAATAGAGGAAACTCTACCTCCATACTTAGCAGGGATTCCCCCTTTATAAATTTCGACATTCTTTACGGCATCTGGATTAAAAACTGAAAAGAAGCCCAGTAGGTGGCTGGCATTGTAAACTGTAGCTTCATCTAATAAAATCAAATTTTGATCTGAACTACCTCCTCTAACGAACATACCAGAGGTGCCTTCTCCTGCTGTGGAAACACCAGGCAGCAATTGCAAACTTTTTACCACATCCACTTCACCAAAAAGAGCAGGCATGGATTTAATTCTTTCAATTTGCAGTTTCTCAGTACTCATTTTTACTGAACTCACATTTTCATCGCTACGCTTTGCAGAAACTACTACTTCCTCTAGGCTTGAAGCTTGTTCTTCTAAATTGAAATTAAGAGAGATGTTTTCTTTGAGATTTACTTTGATCTCTTTATTTGCGAAACCTACATAACTGGCTTTTAGCGTATACTCTCCTTTGGGCAATTCGAAAGAATAAAAGCCATATACATTAGTGGCTTGACCAACTCCTGGCTCATTTTTGTCTACAACGGTGGCTCCAATTAATACTTCACCGGAACCAGCATCTTTAACATATCCGCTAATAGTATATTTCTGAGCATGTAATGAAGAAGCAAAGAAAAACAGTATTATTATGATTCTAAATTTCATAAGGTTTGATAGTAGGAAAATTCACTGTCAGGAAAACGAAGCAGCATGGCTTTTGTTAATGAATTAATAAAAACTTAACAATAGCATTTATAAATGGAGAAAATGTAGGATAAATAAAAACCGATGGCGATAAATAAAAAACCATCGGATTCAATTCAAGTGGTAAAAGTAAAGGCTTTTTTATTCAGCAGACTGAATCTTTTCATCAATATACTTCACTGCTTGATTGATAGTAGATAATTTTTCAGCATCCATATCTGGAATTCTAATATTGAAATTTTGCTCAAATTCCATTACCAATTCTGCATAATCTAAAGAATCGATACCCAAATCTTTTATAAAACTTGCATCAGCTGTTACCTCCGAACTAGCAATACCTAGTTTTTCGACTAAGATACTTGTAATGGTTTTTTGAATTTCTTCTTTTGGCATTTTGACTATTTTTTCCACAAATATAACTTTTTAAAGGGTAATCACTAAAATTTTAATACAAACTCTGTACCAACACCTAACGTAGACTGTACTGAAATATTACCCTGATGTTTTCTCACTATTTCTTTGGATAAACTCAGGCCAATTCCAGAGCCGTTTTTCTTAGTAGTGAAGAACGGAATAAATATTTTTGTTAAAGCCTCTGGTTCAAT
Protein-coding sequences here:
- a CDS encoding TonB-dependent receptor, which gives rise to MKFRIIIILFFFASSLHAQKYTISGYVKDAGSGEVLIGATVVDKNEPGVGQATNVYGFYSFELPKGEYTLKASYVGFANKEIKVNLKENISLNFNLEEQASSLEEVVVSAKRSDENVSSVKMSTEKLQIERIKSMPALFGEVDVVKSLQLLPGVSTAGEGTSGMFVRGGSSDQNLILLDEATVYNASHLLGFFSVFNPDAVKNVEIYKGGIPAKYGGRVSSILDIQMREGNNQKFAVSGGLGTISSRLTAEVPIVKDQSSLLLSGRRTYADVFLAFAQDENIRNNTLYFYDFNTKFNYRFSDKDKIFVSGYFGRDNLGFQDLFGFDWGNATFSTRWNHLFNDKLFLNTTLLYSNFDYGFDVNSAGSGFNWNSGLQEYNLKLDFDYFLNNNNTLFFGANAIYHVFAPAEIASKDSNIQDFNLQNDFAVETALYVSNQQEVNDKLSLEYGVRYSSFAKVGPDSVSIYQEGQRKMPENEIRTDVYQSGDVVKYYGGFEPRIGVRYLVNSKTSLKASYNRMRQYLQVATNATAGFPTDRWIPADYHIKPVIGDQVALGYFRNINENKWEVSVEGYYKWLQNVVDFLPGEDVLLNDRIETAVADGIAWSYGAEFMLRKNIGKTTGWLSYTLSRTQRQIEGVASGEPYLARYDKPHDIALVLSHKFSEQISFSGNWVYASGAAVTFPEGRYIMNGQNIPYYDDSKRNTSRMPDFHRMDLGLTYKFRDVNRYSHEITVSFYNVYNRKNPFSIEFRQVNNNDATFNESEDGPVTSTRPAAVKTSLFGIIPSITYNFSFN
- a CDS encoding acyl carrier protein; this encodes MPKEEIQKTITSILVEKLGIASSEVTADASFIKDLGIDSLDYAELVMEFEQNFNIRIPDMDAEKLSTINQAVKYIDEKIQSAE